TCCTTGGTCAGACCGATCTGGGACAGGAGGGCCGGGGAGTAGTCCGCGTCGAAGTCGGCCTGCAGGGCCGATCGTGTGCCCTCGTCGGAGACGGCGTCGACGATGGCGTGGCGGCGAGGTGTGTTGAACATGCCGTCGGAACCGAGGGCCACGGCGAAGTTCGACGCCGCGGACTGCGCGCCCTGCTCGTTCTGCGCGAACCCGGACGGTACGGCCCCGTTCTTGCCGTCCACGGGCCGGGTGCCGGTCGGGGACGTCGATGACGACGACGGCCCGTCCTGGGACCGGTCGGCCTCGGGGGTGTCCGGGGTCTGGTTGGCGAAGGCGATCGCGGCGATGAGGAGGACCACCACGCCGACCACCGTGACCAGGCTGCGGGTGACGCGGGGGGGCCGGCGGGTGGGGCCGTACGGGTCGGCGGGGGAGTCCGGGAGGCGGGTGCGGGTCTGGCCCGTGCCGCCCACCTCGCCGTAGCCGCCGCCGTACTGGTCGTCGTTGCTCATGTCCGTGTCGGCCCCCTCCGCGTCGTACGACGGTAGCGCTGGTCCCGCGCAGGCGGGGTGTGGTGAGTCCTCATCAGGCAGGTGCGGCGGCGGTGGGAGCGGCTAGACGGCCATTCCGTAGACGATCGTGAAGAGGGTGCCGAGGGAGCCGATGATGAAGACGCCCGTGAGGCCGGCCACGATCAGGCCCTTGCCCTGTTCCGCGCTGAAGGTGTCGCGCAGTGCCGTCGCGCCGATGCGCTGCTTGGCCGCGCCCCAGATGGCGATGCCGAGGCACAGGAGGATCGCCACGGCCATGACCACCTCGATCATGACCTTCGCTTCGTTGCCGAGACTGCCGAAAGGCCCCCAGTTCGGGGCGATTCCGCCGATGATGGTGGTGATGTCGCCCTTTTCGGCTGCCAGGATCATGTAACTCACCGCCCCTGTATGGGTAGTTCCGGATGCCCGTGCCTGACGGCAGGGGTCACGTCCTATCTTCGCTGATGAAACCGGCGGCGTCGTCGACTTGGCCGCTCTCTTTACCCGATCTCCCGGCGGGCGCCCCGTCCGTGTGCTCTGACCTGGGCACAGGTGGCGGGTATCCGAAAGAACGTATGGTCACTCTGTGTATCACGAGGGGTGACGCCGGGCAATGATTGTCGTCTCGGCGCACGGGGGGGGGGTGGGGGGTTTTGGGATGGTTGGGCGGGATGTGTGTGATGTTCCGTCAGTCGGGTTGTCCGGTGGTCCGGTTGTCGGGGTGCCGGGGGTGGGGGAGTCGGTGTCCGGTCGTGGGTGTGGGGGACTTCTTCTGCGCGGCGGCGTTGTCAGTGGGCTGCGGCAGGCTGGGTGGATGACTGTTTCGTGGACGCTCGCCGATCTGGAGGCGGCCATCCGTGCGGGGTGGTCGGCGGAGACGAGCGAGCCGGCCGACCTCGGCAAGGTGGCCTGGAACGCCGACAATCCGGCGTGGGGGCAGTGCGACATCACGGCCCTGGTCGTGCAGGACCTCGTCGGCGGGGACCTGGTGCTGGGGGAGGTGTTCCTCGACGGCCGGCAGGAGGGCTACCACTGGTGGAACCTGCTGCCCGGCGGGATACGGGTCGACCTGACGCGGGAGCAGTTCCGGCGGGGCGAGGTGGTCACGCCCGGGCGGGTCGTGAAGCGGCCGCCGGGGCGGCTCCGGCGGCGTTGGGACGAGTACCAGCTGCTGCGGCGCCGGGTCGTCGACAAGCTGGGTCCGCTGCCCGGGGTGGTGCTCCGGGAGGACGGGCGACGGCTGGTGTACACGGACTTCGGCGGGCCGGGGGCGCCGCTGCTGGCGTTGCACGGGCACTTCCAGGACGGGCGGAGCTACGGGCCGCTGGCGCGGGAGGTGGGCCCGCGGTGGCGGGTGATCGCGCTCGACCAGCGGGGGCACGGCGACTCCGACCGGGCCCGTGCGTACGGGCGGGAGGGGTACGTCGAGGACGCGGCCGCCGTCCTGGAGCACCTGGGGCTGGGGCCCGCGGTGGTGCTGGGGCACTCGCTGGGCGGGGTCAACGCGTACCAGCTCGCGGCGCGGCGGCCGGACCTGGTGCGGGCGCTGGTCGTCGAGGACATCGGGGCGGTGGTCGACGACGACCTGTCGTACGTGCGGCAGTGGCCGGCGCGGGCCGCGACCCCGGACCGGTTCCTGGCGGGGGTGGGGAGCGCGGCGGAGTACCTGGCGGGGTCCCTGCGGGAGCATCCGGACGGGTGGGGGACGGCGGCGGACGTCGAGGACGTGCTGGAGTCCCAGCGCGGGCTGAACGGGGACCACTGGGCGGACTGGCTGCGGATGCCGACGCTGCTGGTGCGGGGCGATCGCAGCGGGGTGCTGTCCGCGGAGCACGCGCGGGAGATGGTGGCGCGCAGGGCGGGGGTGCGGCTGGTGGAGCTGCCGGCGGGGCACGCGGTGCGGGCGGGGGATCCGGAGGGGTTCGGGGGTGCGGTGGGGGAGTTCTTGGGGCGGCTGTGACCCTTTCCCTCCCGGGGTGGGTGGGGGCGCCGGTTGCGGTGCCGGGGGCGGGGTGTGCCGGTACGGGCGTGGGTGGCTGGGGTGGGAGGTGCGGGCCGCTGCTGGGGCCTGCCCCGGGCCCCGCGCCTCAAGCGCCGGTGGGGCTGAGGGGGCTGGGCTGGGGATGTGCGGGCTGCGTTGCTGAGGCTGCGCCTCAAGCCCCCGCGCCTCAGGCCCCCGCGCCTCAGGCTCCCGCGCCTCAGGCTCCCGCGCCTCAAGCTCCGGCGGGGCTGGGGTCAGGTCCAGTGGGTGGGGTGGGTGAGGGAGGGGGGGATGCGGGTGGTGGGGTCGCCCTGGGAGGCGTTCAGTTGGGGTTGGGTGAGGAAGAGCGCGTCGCGGAGGTCGGCGCCGCGGAGGTCGGCGTCGCGGAGGTCCGCGCCGATCAGGTCGGCGGTGCGGAGGTCGGCCCGGTGGAGGTCGGCGGCGATCAGGCAGGCGCCGCGGAGGTTCGCGCCGCGCAGGTCCTGGCCGGCGAGGCGGGCGCCCATCAGGTCGGTGCCGCGGTGGTTCTTCCTGCGGCCCGGCACCTTGGCCCGTACGAGCTCGCTGGCCTTCAGCAGCAGCGGGTTGAGGTCCTGCCGCAGGGCGCCGACGTCCAGGGCCGCGAGCGTCCGCGCGTCCGCGCGCGTCCACTCCTCGGTGTCCGCGAGGGCGCGGCGCAGCTCCGCGTGGACCGGGGCGGCGTCGGGGAGGGTCAGGGCCTCGGCGGCGTAGCGGAGCAGTTCGTGGAGCTGGCGCATCACGGGGAAGACGTCGAACATCTGCCGGGCGGTGCCGGGGTGGGTGCGCCAGTCGCGGCCGCCGAAGGTCACCTGGGAGACCTGCTGGCCCGCGCCGAAGCAGTCGAAGACCGTGCAGCCACGGAAACCGGAGTCGCGCAGCCGGGTGTGGATGCCGCAGCGGAAGTCCTGGCCGAGGTTCTTGCACGGGGTGCCCGCGGGCTTGTTCAGGGCGAAGTCGGTGGACTTGGCGAAGGGCAGCGAGACGCAGCAGAGGGCGAAGCAGTTCGCGCAGTCGGCCTGGAGGAGGGGGAGGGCGGGGTGGTGGGACACGTCGTCCATTGTCACCCGCGCCCGCGCCCGTGCCCGTGTCGCGCGCCGGGAGCCGGGAGCCGGGAGCCGGGAGCCTCATCCGGTGGGCGGACCAGCGCACGCCGTCGACCTCCTCCACGTCCGCGAGCACCTGCACGGTGCGGAAGCCGAGCCGCTCGTAGATGCGCAGGGCCGCCGTGTCGTGGGCCCAGACGCCGAGGCCGACCTCGGGGAGGGCGGGCTCGCCGAAGGCGAGGTCGAGCACCCGGGCGACCATGGCGGCGCCGTGGCCGCGGCCGCGCGCCGTGGGGGCGCAGGGGGGTGGGGCGGGGTTCTTTTCGCGCTTCGTTCCGTCGGCCGCGGGTCTCAACGGCCTTGCTCTACAGCCGAGATCGCGCATGTGGCAGTCTCAGGCAGATGGAGCCGCTCACAGAGGCCGATCCCGAACGGATCGGTGCGCACGTGCTGGTGGCCCGGCTGGGGGCCGGGGGGATGGGTCAGGTGTACCTGGGGCGGTCGCCCGGGGGCCGGCTCGTCGCGGTCAAGGTGGTGCGCGGGGAGATCGTCGGGCATCCGGAGGCCCTGGCGAGGTTTCGGCGGGAGGTCGAGACCGTACGGGCCGTCCGCTCGGCGTACACCGCGAGCCTGATCGACGCCTCGCTGGAGGAGGCTCCGTACTGGCTGGCCACGGAGTACGTGGCCGGGCCGACGCTGGCCGCCGCCGTACGGACGGCCGGCCCGTTCGGCTCGGGTACCTGCCGGGGGGTGGGGGCGGCGCTGGCGGAGGGGCTGGCGAGCGTGCACGCGTACGGGGTGACGCACCGGGACCTCAAGCCGCAGAACGTCATCCTGGGCGCGCAGGGGCCGCAGCTGATCGACTTCGGGATCGCGCGGGGCGTCGGGGCGACGGCGCTGACGCAGGGCGGGCAGGCGCCGGGGACGCCGGGGTTCACTGCGCCGGAGGTGTTGCTGGGAGCGGTGGCCGGTGACGCGGCGGACGTCTTCGCGCTGGGCGCGACACTGGCGTTCGCGGCGACCGGGCGGCCGCCGTACGGGGGCGGGCCGGCGGCGGGCGTCGGGTACCGGACGGTGCACGAGCCGGTGGACGTGGCGGGGGTGGAGGCGGGGCTGGCCGCGGTGATCGAGGCCTGCGTGCGGAAGGACCCGGCGGAGCGGCCGGGGCTGGCGGAGGTGATCCGGCGGTGCGCGGTCGGCGGGGCGCTGGTGGACGACCCGGGGTACGCGGCGGTGGCGTTGCGGGGCGCGGGGCCGGGGGTGGTCGGTGGGTCCGGCGGGGTGGTCGGCGCCTGGGAGGGCGACACCGTGCCCGTACCCGCGTCCGGGGCCGTGGCCGCGCCGGGTTCGGGGGGTGCGCGGGCCGGTGCGGTGGCGGACGGGGGCGAGGCCGTGCCCGTGCCGGGTGGGTCGGGTGGCTCGGCCGCGGCGGACACGGTGCCCGGGCTCGTGGCGGGGGGAGGGGAGGGGGCGGTGCGTGGTGGCGGCGCCGGTGCCGGTGCCGTCTTCGTGTCGGGCGGAGCCGGGCATTTCGGCGGGGTGGCAGCCGAGGGGGCGGCTGCGGTGGACGCCGCTCCGGGGGGTGGCTCGGGCTCCGTTCCGGCCGGGGACGCGCAGGGTTGTGACGGCGCGCCCGCGGCTGCTGCCGGCGGCGCGACGGGGGTGCGGCGGATCGAGGGGCGGCGCCGGGTGGTGTGGCCGGCCGAGTCGCCCGCCCGCAGCGACGGCCGTTCCGTGCCGGACGGGTCGGACCGCGGGAGCGGCGTCGGGACGGCGGCTCCCGGGGTGCCGGAGCCGGCCCGCACGGGCGGGGAGACGACGGCTCCGGTGGACGGGCGGAGCGGTGGGGCGGCGCTCCGGGGCCGGGACGCGGACCCTCGGGCCGGGCGGGCGTCGTCGCCGGAGGAGCCGGTTCGGCCGGGCGGCGGGTCGCAGGCTCCTGGTGGGGCCGGGCCGACCGGGTCGCTTCGGTCCGGCGGCGCCGGGGGGCCCGGCGCGGTCGTGCCCGAGGGCGAGGGGGGTGGCGGGGGCGCGTCCGGGCGGAGCGGGGCGGCAGCGGCCCGGGAGTCGGCATCCGAGCGGGCGGTGGCGCCTGAGCCGGGGGTGCGGGGTGCCCCGGGTGGCTCGGGGGCGGCCCGGCCGGTCGGCGGTGGCCGGCCGGCCGCGGCGCGGATTCCCCGGCGGCGGCGGATCGTGTGGCCGGTCGAGCCGTCGGCGGAGGGCGGGCGTCCGGGGGCCGTGACCGGGTCGGCGGCGTTCGGGGCGGCCGGGCAGCAGGTCCGTGACGGGGCGCCGGGGGCCTCGGCGACGGGGTCGCGGGGCCGGTCCGGGTCCCTCGTGACCGGTCCGGCCGTCCCGGCCGCGGGCGAGTCCGCCGCCGGGACGGCCGGG
Above is a window of Streptomyces subrutilus DNA encoding:
- a CDS encoding serine/threonine-protein kinase; this encodes MEPLTEADPERIGAHVLVARLGAGGMGQVYLGRSPGGRLVAVKVVRGEIVGHPEALARFRREVETVRAVRSAYTASLIDASLEEAPYWLATEYVAGPTLAAAVRTAGPFGSGTCRGVGAALAEGLASVHAYGVTHRDLKPQNVILGAQGPQLIDFGIARGVGATALTQGGQAPGTPGFTAPEVLLGAVAGDAADVFALGATLAFAATGRPPYGGGPAAGVGYRTVHEPVDVAGVEAGLAAVIEACVRKDPAERPGLAEVIRRCAVGGALVDDPGYAAVALRGAGPGVVGGSGGVVGAWEGDTVPVPASGAVAAPGSGGARAGAVADGGEAVPVPGGSGGSAAADTVPGLVAGGGEGAVRGGGAGAGAVFVSGGAGHFGGVAAEGAAAVDAAPGGGSGSVPAGDAQGCDGAPAAAAGGATGVRRIEGRRRVVWPAESPARSDGRSVPDGSDRGSGVGTAAPGVPEPARTGGETTAPVDGRSGGAALRGRDADPRAGRASSPEEPVRPGGGSQAPGGAGPTGSLRSGGAGGPGAVVPEGEGGGGGASGRSGAAAARESASERAVAPEPGVRGAPGGSGAARPVGGGRPAAARIPRRRRIVWPVEPSAEGGRPGAVTGSAAFGAAGQQVRDGAPGASATGSRGRSGSLVTGPAVPAAGESAAGTAGTAVAGTGTGRRAGWRRGWAWVVVGGVCVAAGVVGARVLGLGSGEAAEGSAGGPEARVSGSARPGGPAGGGKGPGTGSDAGGVNGDGSGKGSGGGSGKGVVDYRWKLSSDPVMAGYGAGECDRPVDGDAPGAGIETQTTTTRTNGVAGRTVKVRMRATPGPEGAARPAPYPVTVVVKPPGARQAPTGGPAGFASSPVDLYATWDSGAYGELTYPDDFAGAVPLASDRGDWTVVFYRVEDGKDGARKFTGISCGGFRVG
- a CDS encoding alpha/beta fold hydrolase, encoding MTVSWTLADLEAAIRAGWSAETSEPADLGKVAWNADNPAWGQCDITALVVQDLVGGDLVLGEVFLDGRQEGYHWWNLLPGGIRVDLTREQFRRGEVVTPGRVVKRPPGRLRRRWDEYQLLRRRVVDKLGPLPGVVLREDGRRLVYTDFGGPGAPLLALHGHFQDGRSYGPLAREVGPRWRVIALDQRGHGDSDRARAYGREGYVEDAAAVLEHLGLGPAVVLGHSLGGVNAYQLAARRPDLVRALVVEDIGAVVDDDLSYVRQWPARAATPDRFLAGVGSAAEYLAGSLREHPDGWGTAADVEDVLESQRGLNGDHWADWLRMPTLLVRGDRSGVLSAEHAREMVARRAGVRLVELPAGHAVRAGDPEGFGGAVGEFLGRL
- a CDS encoding pentapeptide repeat-containing protein — translated: MDDVSHHPALPLLQADCANCFALCCVSLPFAKSTDFALNKPAGTPCKNLGQDFRCGIHTRLRDSGFRGCTVFDCFGAGQQVSQVTFGGRDWRTHPGTARQMFDVFPVMRQLHELLRYAAEALTLPDAAPVHAELRRALADTEEWTRADARTLAALDVGALRQDLNPLLLKASELVRAKVPGRRKNHRGTDLMGARLAGQDLRGANLRGACLIAADLHRADLRTADLIGADLRDADLRGADLRDALFLTQPQLNASQGDPTTRIPPSLTHPTHWT